One region of Triticum aestivum cultivar Chinese Spring chromosome 6B, IWGSC CS RefSeq v2.1, whole genome shotgun sequence genomic DNA includes:
- the LOC123136529 gene encoding homeobox protein knotted-1-like 2 isoform X1, which yields MSFHYPDHGLAMDAAAAAAAAASSPNPSFSPGGGGGEREKAAIAAHPLYERLLEAHVACLRVATPVDQLPRIDAQIAARPPPLAAAAAAAGGPSGGEELDLFMTHYVLLLCSFKEQLQQHVRVHAMEAVMGCWELEQSLQSLTGASPGEGTGATMSDDEDNQVDSETNMFDGNDGSDGMGFGPLILTEGERSLIERVRHELKSELKQGYKEKLVDIREEIMRKRRAGKLPGDTAATLKAWWQAHSKWPYPTEDDKARLVQETGLQLKQINNWFINQRKRNWHSSNTASSSEKTKKKRNVTGNDGTEQSW from the exons ATGTCGTTCCACTACCCGGACCACGGGCTCGCGATGgacgcggcggcggccgccgcggccgCTGCCTCGTCGCCAAACCCTAGCTtctctcccggcggcggcggcggggagagggAGAAGGCGGCCATCGCGGCGCACCCGCTGTACGAGCGGCTCCTGGAGGCCCACGTCGCCTGCCTCCGCGTCGCCACCCCCGTCGACCAGCTCCCCCGCATCGACGCGCAGATCGCGGCCCGCCcgccccccctcgccgccgccgccgccgccgcgggcgggCCCTCCGGAGGCGAGGAGCTCGACCTCTTCATG ACACATTATGTATTGCTTCTCTGTTCATTTAAAGAACAACTCCAGCAGCATGTGCGTGTTCATGCAATGGAAGCAGTGATGGGTTGTTGGGAGCTTGAACAATCCTTACAAAGTCTAACAG GGGCATCTCCTGGTGAAGGCACTGGGGCGACTATGTCCGATGATGAAGATAACCAAGTGGATAGTGAGACCAACATGTTTGATGGAAACGATGGGTCAGATGGTATGGGCTTTGGTCCCCTGATATTGACCGAGGGTGAACGGTCTTTGATTGAACGTGTTCGGCATGAGCTGAAGAGTGAGCTTAAACAG GGGTACAAAGAAAAGCTGGTTGATATCAGGGAGGAGATCATGCGCAAGAGGAGAGCTGGTAAACTTCCCGGGGATACTGCAGCTACATTGAAAGCCTGGTGGCAAGCTCATTCCAAGTGGCCGTACCCTACC GAAGACGACAAGGCTCGCCTGGTGCAGGAGACGGGGTTACAACTGAAGCAGATCAACAATTGGTTCATCAACCAACGCAAAAGGAACTGGCACAGCAGCAACACAGCTTCCTCTAGCGAAAAGACCAAGAAGAAAAG AAACGTTACAGGTAATGACGGCACGGAGCAATCGTGGTAG
- the LOC123136529 gene encoding homeobox protein knotted-1-like 2 isoform X2, with protein sequence MSFHYPDHGLAMDAAAAAAAAASSPNPSFSPGGGGGEREKAAIAAHPLYERLLEAHVACLRVATPVDQLPRIDAQIAARPPPLAAAAAAAGGPSGGEELDLFMTHYVLLLCSFKEQLQQHVRVHAMEAVMGCWELEQSLQSLTGASPGEGTGATMSDDEDNQVDSETNMFDGNDGSDGMGFGPLILTEGERSLIERVRHELKSELKQGYKEKLVDIREEIMRKRRAGKLPGDTAATLKAWWQAHSKWPYPTEDDKARLVQETGLQLKQINNWFINQRKRNWHSSNTASSSEKTKKKR encoded by the exons ATGTCGTTCCACTACCCGGACCACGGGCTCGCGATGgacgcggcggcggccgccgcggccgCTGCCTCGTCGCCAAACCCTAGCTtctctcccggcggcggcggcggggagagggAGAAGGCGGCCATCGCGGCGCACCCGCTGTACGAGCGGCTCCTGGAGGCCCACGTCGCCTGCCTCCGCGTCGCCACCCCCGTCGACCAGCTCCCCCGCATCGACGCGCAGATCGCGGCCCGCCcgccccccctcgccgccgccgccgccgccgcgggcgggCCCTCCGGAGGCGAGGAGCTCGACCTCTTCATG ACACATTATGTATTGCTTCTCTGTTCATTTAAAGAACAACTCCAGCAGCATGTGCGTGTTCATGCAATGGAAGCAGTGATGGGTTGTTGGGAGCTTGAACAATCCTTACAAAGTCTAACAG GGGCATCTCCTGGTGAAGGCACTGGGGCGACTATGTCCGATGATGAAGATAACCAAGTGGATAGTGAGACCAACATGTTTGATGGAAACGATGGGTCAGATGGTATGGGCTTTGGTCCCCTGATATTGACCGAGGGTGAACGGTCTTTGATTGAACGTGTTCGGCATGAGCTGAAGAGTGAGCTTAAACAG GGGTACAAAGAAAAGCTGGTTGATATCAGGGAGGAGATCATGCGCAAGAGGAGAGCTGGTAAACTTCCCGGGGATACTGCAGCTACATTGAAAGCCTGGTGGCAAGCTCATTCCAAGTGGCCGTACCCTACC GAAGACGACAAGGCTCGCCTGGTGCAGGAGACGGGGTTACAACTGAAGCAGATCAACAATTGGTTCATCAACCAACGCAAAAGGAACTGGCACAGCAGCAACACAGCTTCCTCTAGCGAAAAGACCAAGAAGAAAAG GTAA